From a single Cryptococcus neoformans var. neoformans B-3501A chromosome 3, whole genome shotgun sequence genomic region:
- a CDS encoding hypothetical protein (Match to ESTs gb|CF188043.1|CF188043, gb|CF187707.1|CF187707, gb|CF192886.1|CF192886): MSGLKAHFNENPVTPPPEKTEGDTFASSGTRTPLDEKPVPFSRPSTPTPAHDQLAFVGLGEMGKRMATNLAKHLSENGQPPLLVYNRKEEGVTDFIEYAEKNGVTEDMYEVKADLEEIGRTADLIVTSLAGDEAVEEVYNHLFNGQETQKGKGDGILPGGHGRSTIFVDTSTVYPTTAGRIERLATSKPHRSFLSCPVFGVPRAAETADLILAISGDYFAKKHAAHALVPAIGKKVMDLGSNVERAMSFKLVGNSLELGFIELLSECFTLCDQTGVGSDQLVELIKLQHKSPALIRYADRITKNKFDSTGGFNLGGGINDARHIRQLAESHNVPMPVMDVAQQHMLSARAHGGDIMDWTALVGGQRISAGLQPFAGKMRLEKYEE, encoded by the exons ATGTCAGGACTCAAAGCACACTTTAACGAAAACCCAGTAACACCTCCTCCAGAGAAGACAGAAGGAGACACCTTTGCCTCTTCTGGCACCAGAACGCCGCTTGATGAGAAGCCTGTCCCTTTCTCCAG GCCttccactcccactcccgCTCAT GATCAACTCGCGTTCGTCGGTTTGGGTGAGATGGGTAAGCGAATGGCCACCAACTTGGCCAAGCACCTCTCTGAGAATGGTCAG CCGCCTTTACTCGTGTACAACcgaaaggaggagggtgtcACCGACTTTATTGAGTACGCGGAGAAGAACGGAGTGACCGAGGACATGTATGAGGTCAAGGCTGATTTGGAAGAAATTGGACGAAC GGCCGACTTGATCGTGACTTCTTTGGCTGGTGATGAGGCTGTGGAAGAGGTTTATAACCACTTGTTCAATGGACAAGAG ACTCAGAAGGGCAAAGGTGACGGTATCCTTCCTGGCGGTCATGGCCGAAGCACCATTTTTGTCGACACCAGTACTGTATACCCCACCACTGCCGGCCGTATCGAGAGACTTGCAACCTCCAAGCCCCATCgatctttcctctcttgcCCCGTCTTTGGCGTCCCTCGTGCCGCCGAGACTGCGGATCTTATTCTCGCTATCTCTGGTGACTACTTTGCTAAGAAGCACGCTGCTCACGCTCTTGTGCCGGCTATTGGCAAGAAGGTAATGGACTTGGGCAGTAATGTTGAACGAGCCATGTCTTTCAA GCTCGTCGGTAACTCTCTCGAGCTCGGATTCATCGAGCTCCTCTCCGAATGCTTCACTCTGTGTGACCAAACCGGCGTAGGATCGGATCAGCTCGTTGAACTCATCAAGCTCCAACACAAAAGCCCCGCTTTGATCAGATATGCTGACCGAATTACCAAAAACAAATTTGATAGCACGGGTGGTTTTAACTTGGGCGGAGGTATCAACGATGCTCG ACACATTCGTCAGCTCGCTGAGTCACACAACGTTCCCATGCCTGTAATGGATGTTGCCCAGCAGCACATGCTCTCAGCCCGAGCGCATGGTGGTGATATCATGGACTGGACAGCGCTTGTTGGTGGGCAGAGGATCTCTGCTGGTTTGCAGCCTTTCGCTGGTAAG ATGCGTTTGGAGAAGTACGAGGAATAA
- a CDS encoding hypothetical protein (Match to EST gb|CF182866.1|CF182866): MQQPFARLSWSLIYNSTRPFSPLRGSVIRTRRLYSTEIPPPPPVTPTSSSKPKWGLVFIVAGLTALGGYVVVRNDTVLEYRLDQLSQKIMGRPDEKQLFEERRRIDEEARRRFVEPPSRRIV, encoded by the exons ATGCAACAGCCATTCGCACGACTCTCATGGTCATTAATATACAACTCGACGAGGccattctctcctctc CGTGGCTCTGTCATCCGCACTAGACGACTTTACTCGACTGAGATACCGCCTCCGCCGCCTGTTACCCCTACTTCTTCGAGCAAACCTA AATGGGGTTTGGTGTTCATTGTTGCTGGTCTG ACAGCATTGGGCGGATATGTCGTCGTCAGGAACGATACTG TGCTTGAGTACAGGCTTGACCAGCTATCGCAAAAGATAATGGGGAGGCCTGATGAGAAGCAGCTTTTTGAAGAGCGAAGGCGCATAGACGAAGAGGCTAGAAGACGATTTGTTGAGCCCCCTAGCAGAAGAATTGTGTAG
- a CDS encoding hypothetical protein (HMMPfam hit to Ank, Ankyrin repeat, score: 45.3, E(): 1.7e-10) — translation MSTTPSRSAPPPPPPEEDSQGASANERLLAAAKTDNEGMLEDALKELSDINQPDGLGNTALHYAIIHASTNVLELILCHDTCDVDLKNRLQGDTPLHIAVRNRWDQYEGLRLWLVQSLLEAGADTTIRNRYNEKPIDILPRADPNADLTSDDEKIRCALRQAEAEASLAISDAVVDDDDEAEVDPDDVASDSD, via the exons ATGAGCACCACCCCGTCAAGATCAgcaccacctcctcctccccccgAGGAGGATTCCCAGGGAGCTTCAGCCA ATGAGCGATTACTGGCGGCTGCCAAGACTGACAACGAAGGAATGCTGGAGGATGCGCTCAAGGAACTGAGTGATATCAACCAACCTGATGG CCTTGGTAACACTG CCCTCCACTATGC TATTATTCACGCATCTACAAACGTCCTCGAACTTATCCTTTGCCACGACACCTGTGACGTCGACCTGAAGAACAGACTACAAGGAGACACCCCTTTGCACATTGCTGTTAGAAATCGATGGGATCAATATGAGGGTCTGAGGTTGTGGTTAG TACAAAGTTTGTTAGAAGCTGGTGCGGACACCAC AATCCGAAACCGTTACAACGAAAAGCCAATAGACATCCTCCCCCGCGCAGACCCCAACGCCGACCTAACATCCGACGACGAAAAGATTCGCTGTGCGCTCCGCCAGGCTGAAGCAGAGGCTTCACTCGCAATCTCAGATGCTGTGGtagatgacgatgatgaggctGAGGTGGACCCGGATGATGTTGCGTCCGATTCAGATTAG